From a region of the Sulfitobacter sp. S190 genome:
- a CDS encoding carbohydrate ABC transporter permease: protein MFPTPIEKTSSTSQMVYRVALPIVLILWLLPLIAVAVTSIRSAGDITAGNYWGWPSSFNFVENYTAIFQNTPIGKYILNSFKVTIPTVIGAVALSCMTGFALGVYKFKGNLLLFFMFVAGNFIPFQILMVPVRDLTLDLGMYNTVQGLALFHIAFQTGFCTLFMRNFIKALPSELIEAARVEGVSEIQIFWHVVLPLMKPAIAALSVLIFTFIWNDYFWATVLTQGADTQPITAGLYSLNGQWVAQWHLVSAGSIVAALPPVLMFFAMQRHFIAGLTLGAVK, encoded by the coding sequence ATGTTTCCAACACCTATTGAAAAGACATCCTCGACCTCGCAAATGGTCTACCGCGTGGCGCTGCCGATCGTTCTGATCCTCTGGCTGCTGCCGCTGATCGCGGTCGCCGTCACCTCGATCCGGTCCGCAGGCGATATCACGGCAGGCAACTACTGGGGCTGGCCGTCGTCCTTCAACTTCGTCGAAAACTACACGGCGATCTTCCAGAACACGCCGATCGGCAAATACATCCTCAACTCGTTCAAGGTGACAATCCCGACGGTGATCGGCGCGGTCGCGCTGTCGTGCATGACGGGCTTTGCGCTGGGTGTGTATAAGTTCAAAGGCAATCTGCTTTTGTTTTTCATGTTCGTGGCGGGCAACTTCATTCCGTTCCAGATCCTGATGGTGCCGGTGCGCGATCTGACGCTGGATCTGGGCATGTACAACACCGTCCAGGGTCTGGCCTTGTTCCATATCGCGTTTCAGACCGGTTTCTGCACGCTCTTCATGCGCAACTTTATCAAGGCTTTGCCAAGCGAGCTGATCGAGGCGGCAAGGGTCGAAGGCGTGTCCGAAATCCAGATCTTCTGGCACGTGGTGCTGCCGCTGATGAAACCCGCGATTGCCGCGTTGTCGGTGCTTATCTTTACCTTCATCTGGAATGACTATTTCTGGGCCACGGTGCTGACGCAGGGGGCCGATACACAACCGATCACCGCCGGGCTTTATTCGTTGAACGGGCAATGGGTCGCGCAGTGGCATCTGGTATCTGCGGGATCGATCGTGGCGGCGCTACCGCCGGTGCTGATGTTCTTTGCGATGCAGCGCCACTTTATCGCGGGCCTGACCCTGGGTGCTGTAAAATGA